Proteins from a genomic interval of Rosa chinensis cultivar Old Blush chromosome 2, RchiOBHm-V2, whole genome shotgun sequence:
- the LOC112187244 gene encoding cystinosin homolog isoform X4, which translates to MVHLDFWLLITISSIQVFMTVIKYTPQAYMNFIRKSTDGSSIIFILLDLSGGVGSYAQMAVQSIDQDSWVNFYGNIGKTLLSLICVSFDLLFICQHYVLYPSKKALISPKMITNKEDLEPLVSSDNHLPSV; encoded by the exons ATGGTTCATCTTGATTTCTGGCTCTTAATTACAATCAG CTCAATTCAAGTTTTTATGACAGTCATCAAATATACTCCCCAG GCATACATGAACTTCATAAGAAAGAGCACAGATGGATCAAGTATTATCTTTATTCTACTTGATCTTTCGGGAGGAGTGGGAAGTTATGCACAAATGGCCGTGCAGTCTATTGATCAAG ATTCTTGGGTGAACTTCTATGGAAACATAGGGAAGACACTGCTATCTTTG ATATGTGTATCATTTGATCTTCTTTTCATTTGCCAACATTATGTGCTGTATCCTTCCAAGAAGGCATTGATATCTCCTAAAATGATCACCAACAAGGAGGACTTGGAGCCCCTTGTCAGTTCTGATAATCACCTGCCAAGTGTCTGA
- the LOC112187244 gene encoding cystinosin homolog isoform X2, whose amino-acid sequence MLSSSRFSVVMVHLDFWLLITISSIQVFMTVIKYTPQAYMNFIRKSTDGSSIIFILLDLSGGVGSYAQMAVQSIDQDSWVNFYGNIGKTLLSLICVSFDLLFICQHYVLYPSKKALISPKMITNKEDLEPLVSSDNHLPSV is encoded by the exons ATGTTGAGTTCATCTCGATTTTCAGTTGTAATGGTTCATCTTGATTTCTGGCTCTTAATTACAATCAG CTCAATTCAAGTTTTTATGACAGTCATCAAATATACTCCCCAG GCATACATGAACTTCATAAGAAAGAGCACAGATGGATCAAGTATTATCTTTATTCTACTTGATCTTTCGGGAGGAGTGGGAAGTTATGCACAAATGGCCGTGCAGTCTATTGATCAAG ATTCTTGGGTGAACTTCTATGGAAACATAGGGAAGACACTGCTATCTTTG ATATGTGTATCATTTGATCTTCTTTTCATTTGCCAACATTATGTGCTGTATCCTTCCAAGAAGGCATTGATATCTCCTAAAATGATCACCAACAAGGAGGACTTGGAGCCCCTTGTCAGTTCTGATAATCACCTGCCAAGTGTCTGA
- the LOC112187244 gene encoding cystinosin homolog isoform X1: MLSSSRFSVVMVHLDFWLLITIRYSSIQVFMTVIKYTPQAYMNFIRKSTDGSSIIFILLDLSGGVGSYAQMAVQSIDQDSWVNFYGNIGKTLLSLICVSFDLLFICQHYVLYPSKKALISPKMITNKEDLEPLVSSDNHLPSV; the protein is encoded by the exons ATGTTGAGTTCATCTCGATTTTCAGTTGTAATGGTTCATCTTGATTTCTGGCTCTTAATTACAATCAGGTACAG CTCAATTCAAGTTTTTATGACAGTCATCAAATATACTCCCCAG GCATACATGAACTTCATAAGAAAGAGCACAGATGGATCAAGTATTATCTTTATTCTACTTGATCTTTCGGGAGGAGTGGGAAGTTATGCACAAATGGCCGTGCAGTCTATTGATCAAG ATTCTTGGGTGAACTTCTATGGAAACATAGGGAAGACACTGCTATCTTTG ATATGTGTATCATTTGATCTTCTTTTCATTTGCCAACATTATGTGCTGTATCCTTCCAAGAAGGCATTGATATCTCCTAAAATGATCACCAACAAGGAGGACTTGGAGCCCCTTGTCAGTTCTGATAATCACCTGCCAAGTGTCTGA
- the LOC112187244 gene encoding cystinosin homolog isoform X3, whose amino-acid sequence MVHLDFWLLITIRYSSIQVFMTVIKYTPQAYMNFIRKSTDGSSIIFILLDLSGGVGSYAQMAVQSIDQDSWVNFYGNIGKTLLSLICVSFDLLFICQHYVLYPSKKALISPKMITNKEDLEPLVSSDNHLPSV is encoded by the exons ATGGTTCATCTTGATTTCTGGCTCTTAATTACAATCAGGTACAG CTCAATTCAAGTTTTTATGACAGTCATCAAATATACTCCCCAG GCATACATGAACTTCATAAGAAAGAGCACAGATGGATCAAGTATTATCTTTATTCTACTTGATCTTTCGGGAGGAGTGGGAAGTTATGCACAAATGGCCGTGCAGTCTATTGATCAAG ATTCTTGGGTGAACTTCTATGGAAACATAGGGAAGACACTGCTATCTTTG ATATGTGTATCATTTGATCTTCTTTTCATTTGCCAACATTATGTGCTGTATCCTTCCAAGAAGGCATTGATATCTCCTAAAATGATCACCAACAAGGAGGACTTGGAGCCCCTTGTCAGTTCTGATAATCACCTGCCAAGTGTCTGA